A portion of the Choristoneura fumiferana chromosome 20, NRCan_CFum_1, whole genome shotgun sequence genome contains these proteins:
- the LOC141438974 gene encoding uncharacterized protein isoform X3: protein MEGGRESGPGRQSRLLGRLLSKLRGSDRASAASGRSVTSKPSSGYQSASGVTANFFNFRAEINTVEQPDSMSESIGCGSFTNEDQLPTVASNTGSTNASTGEPQLDDSQFAANIDLRYGGQYLSPDQLPEFCNQLHHLVEVIRNIHSYARITGEYPSELERRLEQEAREVASLAAEARNARDVVARARAQRRAVRAQRRQIVAHLASLKETVFVEIRELESSIRLSDRKLFKTWETLKDSTDPAAFEPLLDEIRNKQTALENLVRLIESRRGTLTRAAAAPTPLPPPESHDTSDAENLHKVTVRASSVNSV from the exons ATGGAGGGAGGCAGAGAGAGCGGGCCGGGGCGGCAGTCGCGCCTGCTCGGGCGGCTGCTCAGCAAGCTGCGCGGGAGCGACCGCGCCTCCGCCGCCTCGGGGCGCTCCGTTACTTCCAAACCGTCTAGCGG GTACCAGTCTGCGAGCGGAGTAACAGCAAACTTCTTCAACTTTCGAGCCGAGATAAATACGGTGGAGCAGCCGGATAG CATGAGCGAAAGCATTGGTTGCGGCAGTTTCACCAACGAGGATCAATTGCCGACGGTGGCGAGCAACACAGGCTCAACGAACGCCAGCACCGGAGAACCGCAACTCGACGATTCGCAGTTTGCCGCCAACATCGATTTGAG ATACGGCGGGCAGTATTTATCTCCGGACCAGTTGCCGGAATTCTGCAACCAACTCCATCATCTCGTCGAGGTGATAAGGAACATTCATTCGTATGCGCGGATCACTGGCGAATATccaag TGAGTTAGAGCGTCGCCTGGAGCAGGAAGCGCGCGAAGTGGCTTCCTTGGCGGCGGAGGCGCGCAACGCACGCGACGTTGtagcgcgcgcgcgcgcgcagagGCGGGCCGTGCGCGCGCAGCGTCGGCAGATCGTCGCGCATCTCGCCAGCCTCAAGGAAACTG TATTTGTAGAAATACGTGAACTGGAGAGTTCGATCCGGCTGTCAGATCGGAAGCTGTTCAAGACTTGGGAGACGCTGAAAGATTCCACTGATCCAGCTGCCTTCGAACCATTGCTGGATGAAATCAGG AATAAACAAACGGCGTTGGAAAACCTGGTGCGACTGATCGAGAGCAGGCGGGGGACCCTGACGCGCGCGGCGGCTGCGCCcacgccgctgccgccgccggaATCCCATGACACCAGCGACG CAGAAAATCTTCACAAAGTAACCGTCCGCGCTTCGTCCGTGAACTCggtctaa
- the LOC141438974 gene encoding uncharacterized protein isoform X4 yields MEGGRESGPGRQSRLLGRLLSKLRGSDRASAASGRSVTSKPSSGYQSASGVTANFFNFRAEINTVEQPDSMSESIGCGSFTNEDQLPTVASNTGSTNASTGEPQLDDSQFAANIDLRYGGQYLSPDQLPEFCNQLHHLVEVIRNIHSYARITGEYPSELERRLEQEAREVASLAAEARNARDVVARARAQRRAVRAQRRQIVAHLASLKETVFVEIRELESSIRLSDRKLFKTWETLKDSTDPAAFEPLLDEIRNKQTALENLVRLIESRRGTLTRAAAAPTPLPPPESHDTSDENLHKVTVRASSVNSV; encoded by the exons ATGGAGGGAGGCAGAGAGAGCGGGCCGGGGCGGCAGTCGCGCCTGCTCGGGCGGCTGCTCAGCAAGCTGCGCGGGAGCGACCGCGCCTCCGCCGCCTCGGGGCGCTCCGTTACTTCCAAACCGTCTAGCGG GTACCAGTCTGCGAGCGGAGTAACAGCAAACTTCTTCAACTTTCGAGCCGAGATAAATACGGTGGAGCAGCCGGATAG CATGAGCGAAAGCATTGGTTGCGGCAGTTTCACCAACGAGGATCAATTGCCGACGGTGGCGAGCAACACAGGCTCAACGAACGCCAGCACCGGAGAACCGCAACTCGACGATTCGCAGTTTGCCGCCAACATCGATTTGAG ATACGGCGGGCAGTATTTATCTCCGGACCAGTTGCCGGAATTCTGCAACCAACTCCATCATCTCGTCGAGGTGATAAGGAACATTCATTCGTATGCGCGGATCACTGGCGAATATccaag TGAGTTAGAGCGTCGCCTGGAGCAGGAAGCGCGCGAAGTGGCTTCCTTGGCGGCGGAGGCGCGCAACGCACGCGACGTTGtagcgcgcgcgcgcgcgcagagGCGGGCCGTGCGCGCGCAGCGTCGGCAGATCGTCGCGCATCTCGCCAGCCTCAAGGAAACTG TATTTGTAGAAATACGTGAACTGGAGAGTTCGATCCGGCTGTCAGATCGGAAGCTGTTCAAGACTTGGGAGACGCTGAAAGATTCCACTGATCCAGCTGCCTTCGAACCATTGCTGGATGAAATCAGG AATAAACAAACGGCGTTGGAAAACCTGGTGCGACTGATCGAGAGCAGGCGGGGGACCCTGACGCGCGCGGCGGCTGCGCCcacgccgctgccgccgccggaATCCCATGACACCAGCGACG AAAATCTTCACAAAGTAACCGTCCGCGCTTCGTCCGTGAACTCggtctaa
- the LOC141438974 gene encoding uncharacterized protein isoform X2 translates to MEGGRESGPGRQSRLLGRLLSKLRGSDRASAASGRSVTSKPSSGYQSASGVTANFFNFRAEINTVEQPDSMSESIGCGSFTNEDQLPTVASNTGSTNASTGEPQLDDSQFAANIDLRYGGQYLSPDQLPEFCNQLHHLVEVIRNIHSYARITGEYPSELERRLEQEAREVASLAAEARNARDVVARARAQRRAVRAQRRQIVAHLASLKETEIRELESSIRLSDRKLFKTWETLKDSTDPAAFEPLLDEIRNKQTALENLVRLIESRRGTLTRAAAAPTPLPPPESHDTSDDLSSVPGSRKRFDTTRRAFKRKRGSSREPRSVPVSGEPSRHGPQSQDSESTSRYRVGSAGAVALAPLELPSRGSVRDILFFTVN, encoded by the exons ATGGAGGGAGGCAGAGAGAGCGGGCCGGGGCGGCAGTCGCGCCTGCTCGGGCGGCTGCTCAGCAAGCTGCGCGGGAGCGACCGCGCCTCCGCCGCCTCGGGGCGCTCCGTTACTTCCAAACCGTCTAGCGG GTACCAGTCTGCGAGCGGAGTAACAGCAAACTTCTTCAACTTTCGAGCCGAGATAAATACGGTGGAGCAGCCGGATAG CATGAGCGAAAGCATTGGTTGCGGCAGTTTCACCAACGAGGATCAATTGCCGACGGTGGCGAGCAACACAGGCTCAACGAACGCCAGCACCGGAGAACCGCAACTCGACGATTCGCAGTTTGCCGCCAACATCGATTTGAG ATACGGCGGGCAGTATTTATCTCCGGACCAGTTGCCGGAATTCTGCAACCAACTCCATCATCTCGTCGAGGTGATAAGGAACATTCATTCGTATGCGCGGATCACTGGCGAATATccaag TGAGTTAGAGCGTCGCCTGGAGCAGGAAGCGCGCGAAGTGGCTTCCTTGGCGGCGGAGGCGCGCAACGCACGCGACGTTGtagcgcgcgcgcgcgcgcagagGCGGGCCGTGCGCGCGCAGCGTCGGCAGATCGTCGCGCATCTCGCCAGCCTCAAGGAAACTG AAATACGTGAACTGGAGAGTTCGATCCGGCTGTCAGATCGGAAGCTGTTCAAGACTTGGGAGACGCTGAAAGATTCCACTGATCCAGCTGCCTTCGAACCATTGCTGGATGAAATCAGG AATAAACAAACGGCGTTGGAAAACCTGGTGCGACTGATCGAGAGCAGGCGGGGGACCCTGACGCGCGCGGCGGCTGCGCCcacgccgctgccgccgccggaATCCCATGACACCAGCGACG ACCTCTCCAGTGTGCCCGGGAGTCGGAAGCGGTTTGACACCACGAGGAGAGCCTTCAAAAGAAAGCGGGGCTCCTCGCGGGAACCCCGGTCTGTGCCTGTGTCCGGCGAACCCAGCCGGCATGGGCCACAGTCACAA GACTCCGAAAGCACTTCTCGCTATAGAGTGGGCAGCGCGGGCGCAGTGGCGCTCGCTCCTCTAGAACTACCCTCCAGGGGAAGTGTCAGAGACATTCTCTTCTTCACCGTGAATTAA
- the LOC141439434 gene encoding gamma-taxilin-like encodes MEAAVEETVKDSTEIVKPEKNGELQEKTATPPPQDPPKKSKKEDRGKKDDKNVEQFMKSLNSVPSLEEKLSLVCKKYVQTADDNKKLQFYIKQSDKRYAILLKEKEQLQHEFNKTILVKSKLESLCRELQKQNKAIKVGFIILHM; translated from the exons atggaAGCAGCCGTGGAAGAAACAGTAAAAGATAGTACTGAAATTGTGAAACCGGAGAAAAATGGTGAA ttgcaggAAAAAACTGCAACGCCACCCCCTCAAGATCCTCCAAAGAAATCCAAGAAAGAAGACCGTGGGAAGAAGGACGATAAGAATGTAGAACAGTTCATGAAGTCCCTGAACTCGGTGCCGAGTCTTGAAGAGAAGCTGTCCCTCGTCTGCAAGAAGTATGTGCAGACTGCGGATGACAACAAGAAACTGCAGTTTTATATCAAACAATCTGATAAGAG GTATGCGATCCTGTTAAAAGAGAAAGAGCAACTGCAACATGAGTTCAACAAGACCATCCTTGTCAAGTCCAAGCTCGAGAGCCTTTGCCGGGAGCTGCAGAAACAGAACAAGGCCATCAAGGTTGGTTTCATCATCTTGCACATGTAG
- the LOC141438974 gene encoding uncharacterized protein isoform X1, with amino-acid sequence MEGGRESGPGRQSRLLGRLLSKLRGSDRASAASGRSVTSKPSSGYQSASGVTANFFNFRAEINTVEQPDSMSESIGCGSFTNEDQLPTVASNTGSTNASTGEPQLDDSQFAANIDLRYGGQYLSPDQLPEFCNQLHHLVEVIRNIHSYARITGEYPSELERRLEQEAREVASLAAEARNARDVVARARAQRRAVRAQRRQIVAHLASLKETVFVEIRELESSIRLSDRKLFKTWETLKDSTDPAAFEPLLDEIRNKQTALENLVRLIESRRGTLTRAAAAPTPLPPPESHDTSDDLSSVPGSRKRFDTTRRAFKRKRGSSREPRSVPVSGEPSRHGPQSQDSESTSRYRVGSAGAVALAPLELPSRGSVRDILFFTVN; translated from the exons ATGGAGGGAGGCAGAGAGAGCGGGCCGGGGCGGCAGTCGCGCCTGCTCGGGCGGCTGCTCAGCAAGCTGCGCGGGAGCGACCGCGCCTCCGCCGCCTCGGGGCGCTCCGTTACTTCCAAACCGTCTAGCGG GTACCAGTCTGCGAGCGGAGTAACAGCAAACTTCTTCAACTTTCGAGCCGAGATAAATACGGTGGAGCAGCCGGATAG CATGAGCGAAAGCATTGGTTGCGGCAGTTTCACCAACGAGGATCAATTGCCGACGGTGGCGAGCAACACAGGCTCAACGAACGCCAGCACCGGAGAACCGCAACTCGACGATTCGCAGTTTGCCGCCAACATCGATTTGAG ATACGGCGGGCAGTATTTATCTCCGGACCAGTTGCCGGAATTCTGCAACCAACTCCATCATCTCGTCGAGGTGATAAGGAACATTCATTCGTATGCGCGGATCACTGGCGAATATccaag TGAGTTAGAGCGTCGCCTGGAGCAGGAAGCGCGCGAAGTGGCTTCCTTGGCGGCGGAGGCGCGCAACGCACGCGACGTTGtagcgcgcgcgcgcgcgcagagGCGGGCCGTGCGCGCGCAGCGTCGGCAGATCGTCGCGCATCTCGCCAGCCTCAAGGAAACTG TATTTGTAGAAATACGTGAACTGGAGAGTTCGATCCGGCTGTCAGATCGGAAGCTGTTCAAGACTTGGGAGACGCTGAAAGATTCCACTGATCCAGCTGCCTTCGAACCATTGCTGGATGAAATCAGG AATAAACAAACGGCGTTGGAAAACCTGGTGCGACTGATCGAGAGCAGGCGGGGGACCCTGACGCGCGCGGCGGCTGCGCCcacgccgctgccgccgccggaATCCCATGACACCAGCGACG ACCTCTCCAGTGTGCCCGGGAGTCGGAAGCGGTTTGACACCACGAGGAGAGCCTTCAAAAGAAAGCGGGGCTCCTCGCGGGAACCCCGGTCTGTGCCTGTGTCCGGCGAACCCAGCCGGCATGGGCCACAGTCACAA GACTCCGAAAGCACTTCTCGCTATAGAGTGGGCAGCGCGGGCGCAGTGGCGCTCGCTCCTCTAGAACTACCCTCCAGGGGAAGTGTCAGAGACATTCTCTTCTTCACCGTGAATTAA
- the LOC141439053 gene encoding uncharacterized protein — translation MTSTKFNVGLGDDARSSSRVLRPPGGGHTDIFGGDPEPPRGRRLNPAAASATSLGEYNRQPANGTTPSQNGGQETPASTPEAAPEATIEAPAPEPAKAEPAKAAPEAPKRVRVPPGGFSSGLW, via the exons ATGACTTCTACAAAGTTCAACGTTGGTCTGGGCGATGACGCGAGGAGCTCCAGCAGGGTGCTGCGCCCCCCTGGCGGCGGGCACACTGACATCTTCGGGGGAGACCCGGAGCCACCGCGCGGCCGCCGCCTCAACCCTGCTGCTGCTTCCGCTACTT CTCTGGGGGAATACAACAGGCAACCGGCTAACGGCACAACTCCGAGCCAGAACGGTGGACAAGAGACGCCCGCCTCGACGCCGGAGGCCGCTCCGGAGGCCACGATCGAAGCACCGGCTCCCGAGCCAGCCAAGGCCGAGCCCGCCAAAGCCGCCCCAGAGGCCCCGAAGCGCGTACGTGTCCCTCCAGGAGGCTTCTCCTCGGGACTCTGGTAA